GAAGCGTGCGAGGTCGATGTCGGCGAGGCGGCCGCGCTGGCGGCGTCGATCGGGGTCGACGCCGAGAAGGTCAATGCGTCGCATCTCGCCGCGATGGCTTGGGCGCTGGACGTGAATCCGGCCGAAGTGACCTACTGAGGCCGACGCTGCGGGCGGGGCGGGACTGTGGCGCGCAACCCACCATGTCCCGTTGCTAATGAGAATTACTATCGATAATAATCGGGGTTATCCCTAGCGCTGCACGGTTGCACGCGCGGATCGGCGATCCGCCGACCACTCAGCAGACACGAGGAAGTCCCCCCAATGAGGAGGCTGTATTTCGGCCTGGCGCTGGCCGCCGTGCCGTTGGCGCAGGTTCACGCCCAGACCACGTCCACCACCGGCGGCGTGGCCGGCGAACTCGCCACCGTCAATGTCGATGCTTCGCGCACCAACGGCTTCGTGCCCAGCACCGTCGAGGCCGGCACCTTCCGCGGCACCAACCTGATGGACGTGCCCGCCACGGTCAACACCGTGACGCGCGAGGTGATCGAGCTGCAGGGCGCCGCGGGCGTGTACGACGTGCTGCGCAATACGGCCGGCGTCACGCGCCAGCAGAACGGCGGCGACACCTTCGATCAGCTGGTCATCCGCGGCATCCCGGTGGAGAACCGCACCAACTACCGGCTCAACGGCTCGCTCGCGATCCCGAACATCTCCGAGATCCCGATGGAGAACAAGGAGCGCGTCGAGGTCCTCAAGGGCGCCTCGGCGCTGTACTACGGTTTCACCACGCCGGCCGGCGTGATCAACTTCGTGACGAAGCGGGCGAGCGCCACACCGGTGACCTCGCTGGGCCTGGTGTTCGACGAGCATGGCACGGCGCAGGGCTCGATGGACATCGGCCGCCAGTTCGGCGACGAGAACCAGTTCGGCCTGCGCGTGAACGCCGCTGGCGGCCGCATCGGCTCGTCGATCGACGGCATCGACGGCAATCGCCAGTTCGGCTCGGCGGCCTTCGACTGGCGCGTCAACAGCCGTCTCACGCTGCGCGCGGACGTCGAGCAGTACCACAAGGAGATCGTCGAGCAGGCCGGCATCACGCGGCTCGCAGCGGTCAACGGCGTGATCGCGCTGCCGGCGCTGCCCGACCCGACGAAGCGGCTGGGGCCGCTCTCCGCGGTCTTCGATGCCAAGGTGACCAACACGCAGCTGCGTGCCGACTATGCGCTGACCGACACCTGGGGGCTGATGGTCGAGGCCGGCCATTCGGAAGGGGAGCGCGACCGGCGCCTGGCGTCGTTCAGCAACTACAACGTGCGCACGGGCGTCGGCCGTATCACCGGCAACGACCAGCATCTGGAGCAGAGCTCCGACCTGTTCCGCACCGAGCTCTTCGGCACCTTCGCCACCGGTGGCGTGCAGCATGAACTGACCCTCGGCGCAGCGCGCAGCGCCAAGACCCAGGACCCGATCTACCAGCGCACCTACGGCGGTGCGACGACGGTGCAGAACCTCTACAACCCGGTGTCGATCGGCACGCTCAATTCCACGGCGCTGCCCACGCGGCCGACCAGCGGCGGGCTCGACAGCGAAGAGCTCGGCCTCTACGCGCTCGACCGCCTCACGCTGACGCCGCAATGGCAACTGGTGATCGGCGCGCGCCACACGCAGTACGAGAGCACGCAGGACGCGAGCGCCACGCTGCCGCGCATCGGCTACGACGTGAGCAAGACCACGCCGCTGGCCGCGCTGAGCTACAAGTTCACGCCGGACCTCGTGGGTTACGTGTCGTATGCGCAGGGGGTGGAAGAGGGCGACATCGCCCCGGCGGGCACGGCCAACCAGAACACCCGCATGGCACCCGGCGTGAGCAAGCAGAAGGAACTGGGCCTGCGCTGGCTCACCGGCAGCGGCACGCTGCTGTCGACCGCGCTGTTCGACATCGAACGGCCCGGCACGTACACGAATGCCGCCAACGTTTATGTGGCCGACGGCCGCCAGACCTACCGCGGCATCGAGATGTCGGCGCAGGGCCGGCTGACCCGGGCCCTGGCCTGGCAGATGTCGGCGCAGTGGCTCGATGCCGAGTTCGCCGACATCAATGCGCAGTACAACGGCAAGATGCCCGAGAACACCGCGCGCAAGACGGCCAGCCTGTTCCTGGCCTACGACATCGACGCGCTGCCGGGCCTGTCCGTCAACGGCGGTGCCTACTTCACCGGCCGTCGCCCGATCGACGACCTGAACCAGGGCTTCATCCCCGGCTACACGATCTACGCCGCCGGCGTGCGCTACGTGAGCCAGTTGATGGGCCGTCGTACCACCTGGCAGCTGAACGTCGACAACCTGGCCGACAAGCGCTACTGGTCGGCCGCCGGCACGCGCCTGGCGGTGGGCACGCCGCGCACCCTGCGCGCCGGCCTCAAGGTCGACTTCTGACCATGGGTTCCTTGCGACGCGTCTGGTTCCAGATCCACTGGTTCATCGGCATCACGGCCGGCACGGTGCTGGTGGTGATCGGCGTGACCGGGGCCGCCCTGTCGTTCCGTGCCGAGATCGTGGAGGCGATCAACCCCGGCCTGCGGCACGTGGCACCGCCACCGGGTGCGCGCCTGCTCACGCCGGCCGAACTGATGGATCGGGTGCAGGCCCACTCCCCCGGGCATCGCGTCGCCAACATCCGGGTCTTCTCCGAACCGGGCCGGCCAGCCCGCATCGGCTTCGCGCCGGCGCCCGGAGAACGTCGCGGCGAGGCGCGCCTGGTCGACCCGTACACCGCGGCGCTGCTGCCGGAGCCGCAGGGCGAAGACTTCTTCGAATTCATGGAGCGCCTGCACCGCTGGCTGCTGCTGCCGCGCGATACCGGCAAGTCCGTCACCGGCACGCTCGCGGCCGGCCTGCTGGTGCTGTCGCTGTCGGGGCTGTACCTGCGCTGGCCACGGCGGCCGCTCGCCTGGCGCGCGTGGCTGCGGCTCGACTTCGGGCTCACCGGCCGGGCCTTTCTCTGGAACCTGCACGCGGTGGTCGGCACGGTCGCGCTGGTCGTGTACCTCGTGTCGAGCCTGACCGGCGTTTACTGGGGCTTCGATACGGTCCGCACATGGGTCGACGATGCGGCGGGAGAGGGTCGCACCATGCGTGCGCAGCGCGCGCAGGGCGGCGGTGCCAAGGCCGCATCGCCGCCTGCACCCGTGAAGCTCGACCTGCCGCGCGTCTGGCAATCCTTCGGCGACGTGACGCAGGGCGACTGGAGCCAGGTCACGCTGCAACTGCCGGCCCGCAACGCGTCCAACGTCGAGGCCACCTACCTGCGCGCGGTGCCCGAGCATGAACGAGCCCGCAACCGCCTCTACCTGAACGCCGCGACCGGCGAGCCGTCGCAGCACGAACGCTATGCCGACAAGCCGCTCGCGGGCCGGTTGGTGAACAGCATCTACCCGATGCACATGGGCACGTACTGGGGCTTGCCGGGGCGCATCGTGATGACGGCGAGCAGCCTAGCGATGGCCTTGTTCGCGATCACTGGCTGGATGCTCTACCTCGGCCGGCGCCGCACGAAGAAGGCGGTGCGCGCCGAGCGCGCGCGGCTGGGCGAGGGCGCGCCCGCAAGTGGTGGCGAAGCGGTGCTCATCGCCTTCGCCACGCAGACGGGGCAGGCCGAAGGGCTTGCCCTGCAGACCGCCGGCGCGCTGCAGTCGGCCGGCATCGCGGCGGTGGTCAAGCCGGTGTCGGAACTGACGGCCGACGTGCTGGCGCATTTCAAGAAGGCCCTGTGGATCGTCAGCACCTTCGGCGAAGGCGACCCGCCCGACACCGCGCGCGCCTTCGCACGCGGCTTCGCGCGGCTCGGGCCGGACCTGCGGCATCTGCAGTACGGCGTGCTCGCACTCGGTGACCGACGCTATGCGGCCTTCTGTGGGTTCGGCCGCAAGCTCGACCACGACCTGCGCACGCAAAGCGCGCAGGCGCTGTTCCCCATGGTCGAGGTCGATGCGAACGACGGCGCCGCGCTCGGCACCTGGCGCGCGGCGCTGGCACGCGTGTTCGGACTGGGGGGCGACGCGGCCTCGTCGTGGAGCACGGCCGACACCGCGGCCCGTGCGCCGGCGTTCGAGCCCTGGTACCTGAAAGGACGCCGCCTGCTCAACCCGGGCAGCGAAGGCGATCCGCTCTACGAGATCGAACTGTCCGGCCCGTCGGCGGCGACCTGGGCGCCCGGCGCGCTGGTCGAGGTGCTGCCGCCCGCGCCACCGGCGGCAGGCGATGCCCCGGTGGCGCCGCGCAGCTACTCGGTGGCCTCGCTGCCGTCCGACGGCGCCCTGCAACTGCTGGTGCGCCAGGCACGGCACGCGAACGGCCTGGGCGTGGCCTCGGGCTGGCTGACCGAAGGGGCCGCCCTCGGCGACGAGGTGCCGCTGCGGCTGGTCGCCAACCCGTCCTTCACGCTGGTGGACGACGCGCAGCCCTGCATCTTCATCGGCAACGGCTCGGGCTTCGCCGGGCTGCGTGCCCATCTGCGCGAACGCGTGCGCCGCGGGCACGGGCGCAACTGGCTGGTCTACGGCGAACGCGCATCGCGGCACGACGCGTTCTTCGTCGACGAACTTTCAGACTGGCGCGCACGTGGCCTGCTGGCACGCGCCGACATCGCCTACTCCCGCGACCAGCCCGAGCGCATCTACGTCCAGGACAAGCTGCGCGCCGCCGCCGACGAACTGGCCGCGTGGGTGAACGGCGGCGCCGTTGTCTACGTCTGCGGCAGCCTGGCCGGCATGGCGCCGGGCGTCGACGCGGCCTTCGCCGACATCCTGGGTGTGGCTGCGTTCGACGAGCTCATCGCGCGGGGGCGGTATCGGCGGGACGTGTATTGACGCTGAGCCTTCGGAACGGGGCTCGGCGATGTCGTGACACAGATTCACAATTTTTTAGCCGCGAGATCAGGGGTTCCTTACTAGACTGACGCCGACTTTCCCTTCAGTCCGTCGGACCGTTGCGAGGAGCACCATGGCCGTCGAGAAGCGTCCGTCTTCCGATCCGGACTCGGCATTGCCTGTCTCGAGCGCAGGGCCTGCCGATGATGTTCTCCAGGCGCCGGAGGCGATGGCGGTCCTGGTCGTCGACATCGTCGATTCCGTCGGGCTGATGCAGCGGCACGAAGCCACCACCGTGCGGGTCTGGGCCGACTGTGTGCGCCACGCGCGCCATGCCGTGCTGCCGCAGATGCGGGGCGCTTTGGTGAAAAGCCTGGGCGATGGCTTGATGGCACGCTTCCCGGTGGTCGCTGACGCGGTGTGTGCGGCCTTCCTCCTGCATGAGCACCTGACGCAGGCCAACGCCGGGCTCCCAGAAGATGCCAAGGTCGTCTTGCGGGCCGGCATTCATGCCACCGAGGCCTGGACCGACGGCATCGATCTCTATGGCGCAGGTGTCAACATGGCCGCCCGGCTGGGCAGCATCGCGGGGCCTGGTGAGACGATCCTGAGCGTCGAAGCGCGCGACGAGATCGCCGGCAACGTCGACATCGACTGCGAAGACCTGGGCATCTGCTACATCAAGAGCTTTGGCGATGGCGTCCGGGCCTACCGCGCGAGCCGGCCGGGTGTTCGTCCGCCGGTGGTCAACCGACGCGACGACCGCACGCCGATGCAGCCCACCGTGGCCGTGATCCCGTTCTCGATGCGAAGCGCCGGTGCCGAGCATGCGGCGGTTGGCGACCTGATCGCCGATGGCGTCATCGATCGCCTGTCGCGCTCGCCGAACATCCGCGTGATCTCGCGTCTTTCGACGAGTTTCTTTCGCGACCGCGCCGATGCCTTGCAGGCGATCGCGACGCATCTGGGCGCGACCTATGTGCTGGGCGGCGGGTACGCGGTGAACGCCGGGCGTTTGCTCGTCACGGCCGAACTGACGGAGGTGCAGACGCAGGAGGTGGTCTGGGCCGATCGCCTCGTCGGCAGCATCGACGATCTGCTGGAGGCGCACAGCGAACTCGCGCAGCAGCTCGCGCAGGCGGTCCATGTCGCCGTGTTCGACGCCGAGATGGAGCGCGTGTCGACGCAACCGTTGCCGACCCTGGCCAGCTACTCGCTGCTGGCTGGCGGCATCAACCTCATGCACCGCGCCAGTCGCACGGGGTTCAACCGCGCGCACGAGGTGCTCGAGCAGCTCATCGAGCGGCACGGTCGCGTCGCCGCACCGCGGGCCTGGTTGGCGAACTGGTACGTGCTGCGTGGTACGCGCGGCCTGTCGGACAGCCGGGCGCATGACGCTGAACAGGCGCTGGCGGCGGCGCGCAGTGCGCTGGCCTGCGATCCGTCGGACGCGCGCTCAATGGCGATCGAAGGGTTCGTGCATTGCCACCTGCGCAAGGACCTCACGAGTGCGCGTCGCCGATGCGCCCAGGCGATCGGCGCCAACCCGAACTGCGCGATGGCGTGGCTGTACATGGGGGCCATTGAAGCTTTCGAGGGTGAGGGCGCACGCGCGGTCGATGCCACACAGCGCGCGCTCGCGCTTTCGCCGATTGATCCGCAGCGCTACTACTACGAGTCGCTCGCCGCCACGGCGGCACTGGCGGCGCAGGACCACGGGCGGGCCGAAGCGCTCGCGCGCGCCTCGTTGGCGCGAAACCGCCTGCATTCGTCGACCTGGCGGGTGCTCACCATCGCGCTCGTTGCGCAGCAGCGCATCGCAGAGGCCTCGCAAGCTCTGCGAGAAGTGCTGCATCTCGAGCCCGACCTGACCATCGACAGCTACATCGAACGCATGCCGAACGGCACGCTGGCCACCGGTCATGCCTGGGCACGCAGTCTGGCCGCCGCCGGGCTGCCTGCGCGAACCACGTCTTTTCAACGACGAGGAGAACTGCAATGAGTCAACTCATGTTGGGCGGCGCGGGGGGTGCCGGTGGTGCGGGTGGTGCAGGAGGCGCCGGCGGGGCGGGCGGTGCAGGGGGCGCTGGCGGTGCAGGAGGTGCCATCGTCGGCACCTTGGGCGATGCGTACGTGAATTCGGTCATGGTCGATGCGCTCATCCAGGCGCGCGAAGCCACCGTGCTCCTGGAGGACGCCACCTCCTATGCGCCGCCGCTTCCTGCCATCGGCGCCGTCCATCCGATCGAACGCTGGGAACCCTGGGTGCGCGCCTATGTCGCGGTCGGCGAACTGTTGCGCGGGATCGACTTCGGCTTCACCGGCACCGCTGCGTCTGTCCAGTTCACCGGCGCCTCCGGTGTGCAGGCGACCATCGCCACGATCGAGCGGCCCCGTACCGCGACCTTCGAAAAACAGCTCGCACTCGTGGCGTCGTGGGCGGACCTGCGCAGCGAACGTGCCACGGAAATCATGGCGCAGATCGATCCCCAGTACGCCTTCTGGTCGTCGATCGTCTACATGCATCCCGCCCGCACGCGCCGGACCTTCGAGCTCATCAACGTCCTGCTGCAGCTTTGCGTCTATATCGAGATGCGCCTGAAGCATGCGCTGGGCTGCTGGCGACCGGTGGAATACAACCCGCAGATCCAGCCGATGATCACGACACCGGGACATGGCAGCTTTCCCAGCGGCCACGCGACGCAGGCGCATGCGGTCGCGCACATGCTTGGCCGGCTTCTCGATCTGGATGCGCGCCATGTCACGGTGACCGGGCAGTTGGCGCGGCAGGCGGCGCGTATTGCGACCAACCGCGTGGTCGCGGGCGTGCATTTCCCCGTCGACAGCATGGCGGGCCGGATGCTCGGCGTCGCCATCGCAGAGTTTTTCGAGGCGCGCTGCGGGGCGGCAAGTTCGTTCATGCACCGCACCTTCAACGCGACTTTCGCCGATGACCACCCCTCCACGGATTTCAACCCCTTTCATGCGCAGCAGGACTTGGCGGGCAACCAGTTCTACAGCGGGGCGGTGAATGGCAGCGCCGTCGAGACGCCGCTCCTGGCCGCGCTGTGGAGCAGCGCCGCCCAGGAGTGGTCGGGCCTCTTCGGTGATCTGCCATGAATCGGTCGCAAGGAACGGATCTGCCCCAGATCGACAACGCGTCGCCGCACCCCGATTCTTTCGGCCCATATCTGCGCTATGCGATCGATACCGAATTCAGGTACTTCACGTTGGAGGCATCGGGGGGGCGCCTTGCTTTGCTGGTTCAGCTGAAGCCGGGCGTGAGTGCGCAATCCTTCTTCGACGCGGTGACCCGCGCCGATCCGCGCCTGCCGGGCGAACCGGAGATCGGGCCGACCGAGGATGACGCGCCCTACGTCAGTGTGCGCGGAGACACGGTGATCGTGCGGCACGCGGGCTGGGCGGCGCTCTGGGGCAAATTGGCCGTCAGCGTCACGTTGGCGATGCCGGTCCGCTCGACCTCCAACCTGCTGGAGGCCAGAGGCGACTTGCACTACGACAGCGAGCGTCCACGCAGTCTGGCGAAGACGGTCATCGGCGTCATTGACGATGGATGTGCCTTCGCGCATCCACGCCTGCGCAAGCTCGGGTTGAATTCGCGCGTGTTCGCGATCTGGGACCAGCAGACGCGCAGTCCGATCGATGCATCGACGTCGCTCGCGCCGCTGAACTTCGGCAGGGTGCCGCCCGACTTCGGCTATGGGCTGGAGTTCTTGCGTGCCGATGCGCCGAAGCAGAACCCGCCGGAGATCGGCATCGACGCATGGATTCGGCGCTTCGCCGACGCGGATGAGACGATCGACGAGGCTGGCTGCTATGCACAGTCTGGTTTCACGTCGCTGCGCCGCCGGGCAACGCACGGCAGCCATGTGCTCGACCTGCTGGCCGGGCGCCTGCCACCCAGCGCACGCGTCAGTCCTGACCGTGTCGCGCCGCCGAGCTTTGCACCTGCCACCGATGTGGCGAGCGACGCAGACACCGACATCGTGTTCGTCCAGATCCCGCGTGCCGCTGTCGAGGATGCGTCGGGCCTCTGGCTCGACGACCACATCACCCAAGGGTTGCGCTACATCATGTCGTGCCTGCCTGATGGCAAGAGTCCCGAGCTGATCGTGAACATCAGCTATGGCCCGTCCACCGGACCGCACAACGGCACGGCGGCACTCGAGGGCTTTCTGGCCGCCATGGCCGATTTCTACGATGGACGCCCGGACCGACCGCGTCTTCAGGTGGTGCTTCCCTCGGGCAACTCGAGGCTCAGCAACGGCCACCTGCGGTTTGTGTCGACCGCCGAGAAGAAGCACGTGGAGTGGACGTGGCGAATCCCGCCCGACAATCCCGTCCCGGTCTTCGTCGAGCTCTGGGTCGACACGGCCCACCGGGCGACCATCAGCGGCGAGCTGCTGGCCCCCTCCGGCTACGCGGGCGAGCCACCGATCCTGGAGTGCGTGGAGACGGCCAAGGATTGCTGTTGGCTCCTCGTCGTCCCGCCGACCACAGGCTTGCAGGCAGCGTTGCACGGTGACTGGACAATTCGAGTGGACATCGCCGCGCCCGGCGTGGTGCTGCATGCCTACGTGGCGCGCACGTCGCCGAACATGGGCGCCCGGAGCGCCGCCAAGGGCTCACGCTTCGTCGACGGTCCCTGGGAGGCGCTTCACGGCGCATCCGCGGCACAGCGGCCGGTGCGCGAATCGCCGGCCGCCACCGGCTCGCTGCTGGACGAAGCGGGCGCCTTCAATGGCATTGCGACCGGAAATCACGCGCGCGTGAAGGTGGCAGGCGGTTATCGGTCGTTCGGACGGTGTGCCAGCCCGTACGCCTCGATCGGCCCCCTGCGCGGCGTCGGGCGGCAGGGGCCGGACCATGCGCTGCCCACCGACGAATCGTCGGCACGGCGAGGCGTGTCGGGCGCGGGCACGCTCGGCGGCTGCACGGTCAGGCTGGTCGGCACCAGCGCAGCGTCGCCGCAACTCGCGCGCTTGCTGGCCGGCCCGGGGGCGCCACCGGGGTGCCCCGCGGGGCAGCAGGACCCGGTGTTCGGTTGCGGGCCGCTGGACCCACCCTGACCGCGGTGCGATGGCCATGCGGGCATCACCCGTGTCAGCGCGTCGACGTGCCGTCGTCCAGCTGCGCGCTGGTGATCACGGCCAGCCCGCCGTGGCGGATGCGCTCGACCTCGGCCACGAAGGCCGGGCCGTGGCGCATCTGTTCGAAGACCGCCAGCTGCGCGCGGAAGGCCGGCGCGTTCGGGTCGAAGTTCTCCTGACCCGCCACCTGGGCCATGCCCGAACGGATCCACAGGTTCAGGTCGGCGGCGACCTCGGCGCTGGTCAGTGCGCCGGTCGGCGTCGGCGCGGGCCCGACGCGCAGTTCCTGCGGCGCCGACGCTTCGGCGCGCGCGGCGATGAATTCGCCGATCACCTCGTCGCGGCTGGCCGCGCTCACGGCGTGCAGCGGCGCGCCCACCCAGGCTTCGGCCGGGACGGTCTGAGCGAAGACGGGCGCGACCAGCGCCAGGACAGAGATGCTGAGGATGTGCTTGGCATTCATGATGTGTACTCCGGATGTGCGTGCGGTGAGCGGGGATCGCTGCCGTCACGGATGTCACTGTGCCGATCGGCGGCCGAAAGGGATGTGAGCCTGCTCACAGCTTTCGACAGGTCGTGCCGACGTGGTGTGCGATGACGGCCGGTGGCGCCAGCTCGGCGCTCAGCCGGATCGCCTTCCTGAGGGTGGTCAACGAACGCGGGTCGTCGACAGCGATTGCGCCAGTGCCATCGGCAGCGGCCACGGCTCGGCATGCCACTGCGCGGCGAGCCATTCAGCGCACAGCACCGCGAAGCTGAGCCCGCGCGAGCCGAGCGCGCTGCACAGCCAGGGGCCCTGCGGGGCATCGGCATCGCAGGGCCCGACCATCGGGCGCCGATCGTGCGATGCACAGCGCACGCCGGCCCAGGCCTGCACCTGGCCGTGAGAGAACGCACCGTCC
The sequence above is drawn from the Variovorax sp. J2L1-78 genome and encodes:
- a CDS encoding phosphatase PAP2 family protein → MGDAYVNSVMVDALIQAREATVLLEDATSYAPPLPAIGAVHPIERWEPWVRAYVAVGELLRGIDFGFTGTAASVQFTGASGVQATIATIERPRTATFEKQLALVASWADLRSERATEIMAQIDPQYAFWSSIVYMHPARTRRTFELINVLLQLCVYIEMRLKHALGCWRPVEYNPQIQPMITTPGHGSFPSGHATQAHAVAHMLGRLLDLDARHVTVTGQLARQAARIATNRVVAGVHFPVDSMAGRMLGVAIAEFFEARCGAASSFMHRTFNATFADDHPSTDFNPFHAQQDLAGNQFYSGAVNGSAVETPLLAALWSSAAQEWSGLFGDLP
- a CDS encoding sulfite reductase flavoprotein subunit alpha, translating into MGSLRRVWFQIHWFIGITAGTVLVVIGVTGAALSFRAEIVEAINPGLRHVAPPPGARLLTPAELMDRVQAHSPGHRVANIRVFSEPGRPARIGFAPAPGERRGEARLVDPYTAALLPEPQGEDFFEFMERLHRWLLLPRDTGKSVTGTLAAGLLVLSLSGLYLRWPRRPLAWRAWLRLDFGLTGRAFLWNLHAVVGTVALVVYLVSSLTGVYWGFDTVRTWVDDAAGEGRTMRAQRAQGGGAKAASPPAPVKLDLPRVWQSFGDVTQGDWSQVTLQLPARNASNVEATYLRAVPEHERARNRLYLNAATGEPSQHERYADKPLAGRLVNSIYPMHMGTYWGLPGRIVMTASSLAMALFAITGWMLYLGRRRTKKAVRAERARLGEGAPASGGEAVLIAFATQTGQAEGLALQTAGALQSAGIAAVVKPVSELTADVLAHFKKALWIVSTFGEGDPPDTARAFARGFARLGPDLRHLQYGVLALGDRRYAAFCGFGRKLDHDLRTQSAQALFPMVEVDANDGAALGTWRAALARVFGLGGDAASSWSTADTAARAPAFEPWYLKGRRLLNPGSEGDPLYEIELSGPSAATWAPGALVEVLPPAPPAAGDAPVAPRSYSVASLPSDGALQLLVRQARHANGLGVASGWLTEGAALGDEVPLRLVANPSFTLVDDAQPCIFIGNGSGFAGLRAHLRERVRRGHGRNWLVYGERASRHDAFFVDELSDWRARGLLARADIAYSRDQPERIYVQDKLRAAADELAAWVNGGAVVYVCGSLAGMAPGVDAAFADILGVAAFDELIARGRYRRDVY
- a CDS encoding adenylate/guanylate cyclase domain-containing protein, whose translation is MAVLVVDIVDSVGLMQRHEATTVRVWADCVRHARHAVLPQMRGALVKSLGDGLMARFPVVADAVCAAFLLHEHLTQANAGLPEDAKVVLRAGIHATEAWTDGIDLYGAGVNMAARLGSIAGPGETILSVEARDEIAGNVDIDCEDLGICYIKSFGDGVRAYRASRPGVRPPVVNRRDDRTPMQPTVAVIPFSMRSAGAEHAAVGDLIADGVIDRLSRSPNIRVISRLSTSFFRDRADALQAIATHLGATYVLGGGYAVNAGRLLVTAELTEVQTQEVVWADRLVGSIDDLLEAHSELAQQLAQAVHVAVFDAEMERVSTQPLPTLASYSLLAGGINLMHRASRTGFNRAHEVLEQLIERHGRVAAPRAWLANWYVLRGTRGLSDSRAHDAEQALAAARSALACDPSDARSMAIEGFVHCHLRKDLTSARRRCAQAIGANPNCAMAWLYMGAIEAFEGEGARAVDATQRALALSPIDPQRYYYESLAATAALAAQDHGRAEALARASLARNRLHSSTWRVLTIALVAQQRIAEASQALREVLHLEPDLTIDSYIERMPNGTLATGHAWARSLAAAGLPARTTSFQRRGELQ
- a CDS encoding TonB-dependent siderophore receptor, with protein sequence MRRLYFGLALAAVPLAQVHAQTTSTTGGVAGELATVNVDASRTNGFVPSTVEAGTFRGTNLMDVPATVNTVTREVIELQGAAGVYDVLRNTAGVTRQQNGGDTFDQLVIRGIPVENRTNYRLNGSLAIPNISEIPMENKERVEVLKGASALYYGFTTPAGVINFVTKRASATPVTSLGLVFDEHGTAQGSMDIGRQFGDENQFGLRVNAAGGRIGSSIDGIDGNRQFGSAAFDWRVNSRLTLRADVEQYHKEIVEQAGITRLAAVNGVIALPALPDPTKRLGPLSAVFDAKVTNTQLRADYALTDTWGLMVEAGHSEGERDRRLASFSNYNVRTGVGRITGNDQHLEQSSDLFRTELFGTFATGGVQHELTLGAARSAKTQDPIYQRTYGGATTVQNLYNPVSIGTLNSTALPTRPTSGGLDSEELGLYALDRLTLTPQWQLVIGARHTQYESTQDASATLPRIGYDVSKTTPLAALSYKFTPDLVGYVSYAQGVEEGDIAPAGTANQNTRMAPGVSKQKELGLRWLTGSGTLLSTALFDIERPGTYTNAANVYVADGRQTYRGIEMSAQGRLTRALAWQMSAQWLDAEFADINAQYNGKMPENTARKTASLFLAYDIDALPGLSVNGGAYFTGRRPIDDLNQGFIPGYTIYAAGVRYVSQLMGRRTTWQLNVDNLADKRYWSAAGTRLAVGTPRTLRAGLKVDF